One Heptranchias perlo isolate sHepPer1 unplaced genomic scaffold, sHepPer1.hap1 HAP1_SCAFFOLD_43, whole genome shotgun sequence genomic window carries:
- the LOC137312536 gene encoding histone H2A type 1-H-like, producing MSGRGKSDGKARAKAKPRSSRARLQFPVGLVHRLLRKWNYAKRVDAGTPVYLAAVLEYLAAEILELAGNAARDNKKTRIIPRHLQLAIRNDGELNKLLGVVTIAQCVA from the coding sequence atgtctggaagaggaaaatccgacggtaaagctcgggccaaggccaaacctcgctcatcccgggccagacttcagttccctgtgggccttgttcacaggctcctgcgaaagtgGAACTATGCTAAACGTGTGGATGCTGGaaccccggtctatctggctgctgtgctcgagtatctggcggctgaaatcctcgagctggccggcaacgcggcccgcgacaacaagaagacccgcatcatccccagacacctgcagctggccatccgcaacgacggggagctcaacaagctgctgggagtgGTGACCATCGCTCAATGTGTCgcctga